TTTATACTGAAAGAATAAAATCAGAAGAACATCGGCTGCAGTGAGCATAACTCCGATTGTAAGAGGAATTCCAAAAAGCAAATTCAAAGCAATTGCCGAGCCTATAACTTCCGCAAGGTCACATGCAGCAATTGCAACTTCACACAGTATCCATAGAACAAATGCAGCAGGTTTTGAATAATGGTCTCTGCATGCCTGAGCTAAGTCCCTGCCTGTTACAATACCCAGCTTCAAAGCAAGGTGCTGCAAAAAAATTGCAAAAAGATTTGATATTAAAATTACGGAAAGAAGAGTGTAGCCAAACTGCGCGCCGCCTGCAATATCAGTTGCCCAGTTGCCGGGATCCATATAGCCGACGGCTACCATTAATCCGGGACCTGCAAACGCAAGCAGCTTTTTCCAGAACGAACCTTTTCCGGGAACGCTAATAGTCCCGAATACTTCAGGAAGAGAATGGGTTATCCTCTCTCTTCTCCATCCGGTTTCTTTACGAACCTCTAATGTATTTTCAATATCTACGTCCTTGCCCATTTACAAAATTGTTTATTTATTTTTTTAATTTAATACGATTGATATTCCTGAACCAATAAAGAAGTTATTTGATTCTTCAGATAATCCCAATCCTCCGTAAACATCAATCACAATATTTTTTTTCACTAAATATGTAAGTCCTGCATCTAAATTTTGGTCAGAGACACCGCCGGACTTGGGAATGTTTCCAAAAATCTCCGCAAATGAACCAAGCTTAGGTGTAATTGAATAACCTAAAGATGCAGAATATGAGAAATCTTTATCTTCAAGGTCATCGCTCCACGCAACTCCGAGATTATATCCAACACTTAATTTATTATTTATTTCATTTGTAAATGCCAGAGTAAGCTCAGGAACAAAATATTTAACCTGTTTATCCTCATCTCCGATTTTAGGCAGTTTGACAGTTCCAATCACTCCAAAATCCGGGATGATTCCTTCTCCTTTTGATATAAATACTTTGGCTCCAATAGTTGGTGGGTTTAGGCTTAATGAACCGCTATTTCCGAATTCTACATTATTATCGCTGCTAAGAGTCTGGCGGTCAAAATCAAAACCCAATCTTAATTCGACATTTTTCAAAAGCCCATATCTAAAAAGAGTTGTAGGAGCGGTAAGAGTTTTAATTCTTAAATTTAAATTGTAGGAAGTATCTAAACCATAAACAGAAATATTATCAAATTTATGTAAAGAATATTCTATACCCGTCTCAATTTGAAATTTACCTTTATCTAAAGTATTCGGTGAATCCGTTTTATCAGGTCTGTCAGATTCTATATCCTGCGCAAATAAAATTACAGGTGTTAAAAAAAACAATGCTAAGAATAATAATTTTATTGGGGTCATTTATTTTTTAATGTTTATTGTGATACAAAAATACAATTAGAAAGTTTTTCACTAAGAAAAAGTTTTAAAGTTTTATTCTGAATCTGAATTGAGTTATCGAAGTTTATTTTTTCAAGGACTTTTATTTTATCGTTAAGCTTAAGTCCTATCTTAGATAAGTAAGCAAGTATTTCAGAATTTTCATCTGAAACTCTTTTCACAGTATAAGATATACCCGGCTCTGCCTTTGATAACTGAAAATCATTACATACATCTATGTTTCCGTTTATATCGGGTATAGGTTCTCCATGAGGATCGAACTTAGGAAAATTCATAAACTGCTCAAGGTTTTTTATGAGCTCATCAGAGGAAGAATGTTCAAGCCGTTCGGCTTCCGCATGGACTTTATCCCACGGGTATTTTAAATGTTTTACTAAAAAAACTTCCCAAAGCCTGTGTTTGCGGATCAAGTTAACGGCAATTTTTTCACCTTTGCCCGTAAGTTCAAACCCCTTATATGGTGTATTAGAAATATAACCTGATTTTGAAAGCTTTGATATCATTTCACTTACTGCCGCTGAGCTGATATTCAGTTTTTCTGCAAGCAGCGAAGTTGTAACTTTGCCCGTAACAGCTTTGATTGAATAAATATTTTTTAAATAATCCTCTATGCTTTTATTTTCCATTATTTAAATAATCTTACAAATAAAATTAAGCATACCTAACTTTAAATTCAAGGATAATTTATTTTGAGAAAAGTATGTCACATTTATAACAAAAAATCAAATCTTCTGACTGATTTTTAGTTCGATTTTTGATAGTTTTGTGACTATCTTATTTAATATCGTATGGTGAGAACATTTTTATTATTAATCAGCATTTTATGTGCTGTTGGCGATGCATATTCTCAGTACAAGATTAAAGAAACTTTCGAAACGGCAGTTTATCCCCCTACAGGATGGACAGAAAATGATGCAAGTGATATCATTTCAAGAAGCACGAGCGCAAGCGGATTTGGTTTTGGTACGGGAAGCATCAAAGCGGATTTTTTTAACGTTACAAGCGGCACTTCTACTCTAACTACTCAAAGCTTCAGTAACTTATCAGGCAACGACACTCTGGTGTTCGATTACGCCTATGCACCTTACACAGGCTATAGCCCGGATTCTTTATATATCAGAATTTCAACTGATAACGGCGCAACTTTCAATGTTACCTTAGGTGCGTATTTATTAAGTAATATTGCAACAGCCACTGCAACGGATTTTGAATTTACTCCGGGTGCGGGCCAATGGGCGACCATTAAATTAAAACTGGATGCAGCTGTTACAGGCAATACATCGCTGGTTCAATTCGGTTTTGTATCTAATTACGGCAATTCATTATTTATAGATAATATTACTTTAGGCAATACTCCTACTGTGGATATTCAGGCGCTCTCAATTGAAAACAGAGGCACTCAATATTTTACATCAAGCAATATTTCTCCTTACGGAAAATACAGAAACAACGGAACTACACTTGCAACAGTAAATGTAACGCGGACAATTTCACCCGGCGGATATTCCAGCACTTTATCAATGACTCATGTTACACCGGGAGAAATAAGAACCGGAATATTTGACCCGTTCTCTTTCAGTCCCGGAAATACTTACACTGTAAGAGATTCAGTTTATTTTAGCGGAGACGGCGATGCATCAAATGATACTTTATCAGGAACATTCATTCCAAAAGTTGCTAACACAGTTTTATTGTACTGGAATGATGCGGCAAGTAAAGATTCGCTTGTAACACATCTCAATGCAGGAGGATATTCAGGGGTTTATGATGTTATTTCAATGAGCGAATATGCAGGTTCATTACTCGCATGGAGGTCAGTGTTTGCATTATTCGGAACAGGCACAAGCTGGAACGATGCGATAAGGGATTCACTTAAATCATTCCTTGATAATTCAGTAGCTGAAAGCCAGAAGACACTTGCAGTATTCGGCAATGATTTGGCATTGGTAAATGACCCGATTTACAACAACTCGGCAAGCATATCAGATACAACATTCTTAAGACAATATTTACATGCTCAGTATATAGGTGATAACTGGCTGACCTCTGTTCCATTGGCAGCATCAGTTTTAAAAGGAACCGGCAGTTTACTTCCGATTGCATCTTCAGTTATAACTGATGCTTCACCTGATTTCGTTAAACCCGTAAATAACGGCGTGGCTGGATTAGTACCATTCACTGAAGACGGCAACGGCGATACGGCAACAACTGTTATTTACGACGGCACTACATATAACTCTTTGTTCTGTACAAATCTTTATTCTAAATTTTCTACGAATACCAATATGGTATTCACAACAATATCACAATGGGTATTCGATAGCAGCGGAGTCCTTCCGGTAGAACTTGCAAATTTCTCCTATGATGTTGAGCAGAACAATGTTAATCTAAAATGGATGACGGTCTCTGAAAATAATAACTCAGGTTTTGATATTGAAAGAAAACTTGGGAATAGCTCATGGCAGAGAATCAGCTTTGTAAGAGGTAATTCAACTTCTAATACTCAGCATTCTTATTCCTATACGGACAATATTACCAATGCAGGTGTTTATAATTACAGACTGAAGCAGATAGATTTTAACGGAAATTATAAATATTACAATCTGAATTCAGAAGTAAATATAGGTGCTCCGAAAAAATTTACTTTGAAGCAGAATTATCCGAATCCTTTTAATCCTTCGACGAATATTGAATACGAACTTCCCGATAATGCAAAAGTAATGATAAATATTTATGATGTAACAGGAAGACTTGCAGGTACGCTTGTAAATGATGTACAAAACGCGGGATATTACAAAGTACAGTTTGATGCAGGCAAAATGAATCTTGCAAGCGGACTTTATATTTATCAGATAGTAACAGAAAGCCCGGGCGCAAGAAATGTTAAAAGCTTAAAAATGCTGCTTATAAAATAATAGGGTAATATTCATAAATTATATAATTGTTCTTAAAAATTAAAAGCCTTAGTTTTCGTGACTAAGGCTTTTTTTATTTATTTCAATATCCCGAAAAACAAATTTTGAAAATTTTATTAGTAGAAGATCAGTTCATTAACCAGAAGTTAATGAAAAATGTTTTAGAAAAGGGCGGCTACGAAGTAACTGCAGCAAGCGACGGCGAAACTGCTTTAAAATTATTAGGCGAAACTAAATTCGATATTATTTTGATGGATATTCAGATGCCCGAGCTTAACGGATATGAAGTAGCAAAACGTTTCAGGGAAATGGAAAAAGAAAGCGGCACTCACACACCTATTTTAGCAATGACTGCAAATTCATTGGCAGGCGACAGGGAGAAATCTCTGGATTCCGGAATGGATGATTATATAGCAAAGCCCCTGAACATGGTTGAAATCAACGCACGAATAGAGGCTTTGATCAAAGGTAATAAATAAAATTATTTAGCAAGCTCAGTATTAATAGCCGAAACCAACTCTTCAGAATCCGGCGTTACTTTACTTTTATATCTTCCTACAATATTTCCGTTTTTATCAATTAAAAATTTCTCGAAATTCCATGCAACATCACCTGAAAAAGGAGCGTTGTTTATTAATCTGTTATACAAAGGATTTCTGTCGTCTCCAAGAACTTTTATCTTATCAAAAAGAGGAAATGTAACATTAAACTTTGAAGAACAAAATTGCCTTATCTCCTCATTGGTACCCGGTTCCTGCTCACCGAAATCATTGCACGGAAATCCTAAAATTACAAAGCCCTTATCTTTATTTGTTTCGTAGAGCTTTTCAAGTGCATCGTATTGTTTTGTATAGCCGCAGTGAGATGCAACGTTGACAATTAAGAGAACCTTGCCCTGATAATCAGAAAGCTTCACGTCCTTGCCGTCCATATCTTTTACAGAAATATCGTAGATGTTTTTGTTTTCCATTTTTGCTTGATTTACAGATTGAGATGATTGTGTTGTTGTCTGAGTTGATTTTGTTTTGTCATTGCCTGCGCTGTTTGTCTGCGCCTTGCAAGAGCAAAATACAATTAAGACTGATAATAAAAAAGAAAATTTCATAGTAAGATTTTAATTGGATGAATTATATTTTAAAACATATCGGATTTTTAAAAGTTCATTAATTTTCCTTGAGCAGCTTGGGGATTCCCTTAAACTCTCCTTCCGACTTCGCTACAACAACGCAGCAAACGGAATCGGCAACAACGTTAGTAACTGCGCGCGACATATTAAGCAGCCGGTCTATTCCTAAAATTAATGCAACTCCTTCTATCGGAAGCCCTGCTGCTTTAAGCACAACAACCAGCATTATAAGTCCCGCGCCTGCTACCGGAGCAGTAGCCGCTCCCGTAATAAGCGAAGCAACAAATATCGTAAGCATCATAGGTATTGATAGCTCAAAACCATACACCTGCGCAATGAAGATTGCTGATATTGCCTGGTAAAGCGCAGTGCCGTCTTTGTTTATTGTTGTTCCAAGAGGAAGAATGAAGGATACAATTTTGTTAGGGATTTTCAAAACGTTCTCGCACACATCAAGATTTATCGGCATCGTAGCCGATGAAGAGCTTGTTGTAAAAGCAACTGCCATAACCTGTCTCTGAGTTTTGAAGAAATCAATTACGTTCGCTCCGGAAAATAATTTTAACAGAACAGGATAAATTACAAAAGTTGAAATCAACAGCGCAACTATTACTGTAAAGAAATAATAAATGAGTGTTTGTAGAATTGAAAATCCGAACTCAGATACTGTGGAAGATATCAAAGCAAAGACTGCAATCGGAGCAAATTTTATAACTGCCTCAACCATTTTTATCATTGCCTGAGAAATGCCGTCGAAAAAATCAATTACCTTTTTTGATTTATCTTTTGGTATGAATGACAGAAATAATCCTGTAAGAATTGCAAATAAAACTATTTGAAGAAAATCTCCTTCTACTAATCCCTTGAAAGGATTTTTCGGAACAATCTCAACAAAAAAATTTATTAAATCAAACTTGTAATTAGTTGTGCTCACCGCTTCATCTTTGAATGCATCAAGCAGCCTTGCTTTTGCATCGGGAGTTATGTGCGAACCAGGATTTACCAATACTGCCAAAACCATTGATGAAGTTATCGTTAGAACAGCTGTCAGCAAATAAAATCCTAACGTCTTCCCTCCTATGGATAGCACATTTTTCAAATCATGAAGTGAAGCCGCGCCGACAATCAATGATGCAAGTACAAGCGGTACTGCAATCATATTTAGCAAGCGGATAAAAATCTCTCCGATTGGTTTTATATCGGACGCAATTGAGGATTCCCTCTCTAATGATTTTATATTTTCAAAAAAAGCAGAGTTATTATCGGGATATGTTATCTTTAATTTTAACTGTGTAAGTTTTTCAGATTTTTTGTAGGTATCAAAAAATCTTATTATAGATAGCTGCGATTGCCCATTGAAAGATTTCAATACAGAATCTTTCTGCAAAAAAGAAACATCACTCCAGTCTTTAATAGTGTTTACACCCGTCAGAGAAATTATTTTTAATTCATTGGTTTTAACTCCGAATAAATATCCGAAGATAATTCCAAGTATTAATCCTATTAAAATCTGTATGTGAAGTTTAGGCAGCTTCATTAATTATTATGCTTCCTTAAGATTAAGCTTTCCAAGCTCGCCTTCGCTGCTTGCAATTACAACGCATGCAAGAGAGTCAGCTAAAACATTCGGAATAGTTCTGCACATATCAAGCAATCTATCTACACCAATAATCAGAGCAATTCCTTCTTCAGGAATTCCGACTGAACGCAGAACAATAATAAGCATAATAAGTCCCACTCCCGGAACAGGTGCAGTACCAACTGCCGCTAAAGAAGCAGTCAACACTATTGTAAGCTGCTGGGAGAGATTCAAATCAAAACCATATACTTGCGCAATGAACATTGCCGCAACTGCCTGATAAAGAGCAGTGCCGTCCATGTTTACAGTTGTTCCAAGCGGTAAAACAAAACTCGCAATTCTGTTCGGCACACCAAGCCGTTTCTCACAGACATCCATTGTAACGGGAAGTGTTGCAGCAGAAGAGCTTGTTGAAAATGCAACTGCAAGCACCTGCTTCTGCACAACAAAAAAATCTTTTATTTTTATCTTTGTAAATATTTTCAGGAGTAACGGATACTCAACAAATGTAAGTACTGCAAGTCCTGCAATCACTGTAAGTGAATACCACAACAAAGTTTTTATTATACTGAAACCAAACTCAGCTACAGTTGCAGCTATCAAAGTAAACACAGCGTAAGGAGCGAGGTACATAACTTTTTCAACAAGCAAAATCATAGCTTCACTTATTCCTTCAAAGAAGGAAATCACCGCTGTTGATCTGTCTTTTGGTATCTGTGTTAAAAATATTCCTGTAAGAATTGCGAAGAAAACTATCTGTAAAAAATCGCCATCAGCTATTGCCTTGAAAGGATTTTTAGGAACAATGTTCACTAAAAAATCTACAATATTAAGCGAGATGTTCTGTTCTATTTTTGTTTTTGCATCATCCTGATACGTATCAAGCAGCCGCTGCTTAGCATCGGGCGACATCATATGTCCCGGCTGAATTATATTGGCAAAAGTTAATCCTATTGCAATAGCCATAACTGCAGTCAGCGCATAAAAGCCTAATGTCTTCCCGCCGATTTTTGCAATGTGTTTTATATCAGAAAGCGATGCAGCACCGACAATCAATGATGCCAATACAAGAGGAAC
The genomic region above belongs to Bacteroidota bacterium and contains:
- a CDS encoding transporter; amino-acid sequence: MTPIKLLFLALFFLTPVILFAQDIESDRPDKTDSPNTLDKGKFQIETGIEYSLHKFDNISVYGLDTSYNLNLRIKTLTAPTTLFRYGLLKNVELRLGFDFDRQTLSSDNNVEFGNSGSLSLNPPTIGAKVFISKGEGIIPDFGVIGTVKLPKIGDEDKQVKYFVPELTLAFTNEINNKLSVGYNLGVAWSDDLEDKDFSYSASLGYSITPKLGSFAEIFGNIPKSGGVSDQNLDAGLTYLVKKNIVIDVYGGLGLSEESNNFFIGSGISIVLN
- a CDS encoding metal-dependent transcriptional regulator is translated as MENKSIEDYLKNIYSIKAVTGKVTTSLLAEKLNISSAAVSEMISKLSKSGYISNTPYKGFELTGKGEKIAVNLIRKHRLWEVFLVKHLKYPWDKVHAEAERLEHSSSDELIKNLEQFMNFPKFDPHGEPIPDINGNIDVCNDFQLSKAEPGISYTVKRVSDENSEILAYLSKIGLKLNDKIKVLEKINFDNSIQIQNKTLKLFLSEKLSNCIFVSQ
- a CDS encoding T9SS type A sorting domain-containing protein, which gives rise to MVRTFLLLISILCAVGDAYSQYKIKETFETAVYPPTGWTENDASDIISRSTSASGFGFGTGSIKADFFNVTSGTSTLTTQSFSNLSGNDTLVFDYAYAPYTGYSPDSLYIRISTDNGATFNVTLGAYLLSNIATATATDFEFTPGAGQWATIKLKLDAAVTGNTSLVQFGFVSNYGNSLFIDNITLGNTPTVDIQALSIENRGTQYFTSSNISPYGKYRNNGTTLATVNVTRTISPGGYSSTLSMTHVTPGEIRTGIFDPFSFSPGNTYTVRDSVYFSGDGDASNDTLSGTFIPKVANTVLLYWNDAASKDSLVTHLNAGGYSGVYDVISMSEYAGSLLAWRSVFALFGTGTSWNDAIRDSLKSFLDNSVAESQKTLAVFGNDLALVNDPIYNNSASISDTTFLRQYLHAQYIGDNWLTSVPLAASVLKGTGSLLPIASSVITDASPDFVKPVNNGVAGLVPFTEDGNGDTATTVIYDGTTYNSLFCTNLYSKFSTNTNMVFTTISQWVFDSSGVLPVELANFSYDVEQNNVNLKWMTVSENNNSGFDIERKLGNSSWQRISFVRGNSTSNTQHSYSYTDNITNAGVYNYRLKQIDFNGNYKYYNLNSEVNIGAPKKFTLKQNYPNPFNPSTNIEYELPDNAKVMINIYDVTGRLAGTLVNDVQNAGYYKVQFDAGKMNLASGLYIYQIVTESPGARNVKSLKMLLIK
- a CDS encoding response regulator, with amino-acid sequence MKILLVEDQFINQKLMKNVLEKGGYEVTAASDGETALKLLGETKFDIILMDIQMPELNGYEVAKRFREMEKESGTHTPILAMTANSLAGDREKSLDSGMDDYIAKPLNMVEINARIEALIKGNK
- a CDS encoding glutathione peroxidase — protein: MENKNIYDISVKDMDGKDVKLSDYQGKVLLIVNVASHCGYTKQYDALEKLYETNKDKGFVILGFPCNDFGEQEPGTNEEIRQFCSSKFNVTFPLFDKIKVLGDDRNPLYNRLINNAPFSGDVAWNFEKFLIDKNGNIVGRYKSKVTPDSEELVSAINTELAK
- a CDS encoding dicarboxylate/amino acid:cation symporter, translating into MKLPKLHIQILIGLILGIIFGYLFGVKTNELKIISLTGVNTIKDWSDVSFLQKDSVLKSFNGQSQLSIIRFFDTYKKSEKLTQLKLKITYPDNNSAFFENIKSLERESSIASDIKPIGEIFIRLLNMIAVPLVLASLIVGAASLHDLKNVLSIGGKTLGFYLLTAVLTITSSMVLAVLVNPGSHITPDAKARLLDAFKDEAVSTTNYKFDLINFFVEIVPKNPFKGLVEGDFLQIVLFAILTGLFLSFIPKDKSKKVIDFFDGISQAMIKMVEAVIKFAPIAVFALISSTVSEFGFSILQTLIYYFFTVIVALLISTFVIYPVLLKLFSGANVIDFFKTQRQVMAVAFTTSSSSATMPINLDVCENVLKIPNKIVSFILPLGTTINKDGTALYQAISAIFIAQVYGFELSIPMMLTIFVASLITGAATAPVAGAGLIMLVVVLKAAGLPIEGVALILGIDRLLNMSRAVTNVVADSVCCVVVAKSEGEFKGIPKLLKEN
- a CDS encoding dicarboxylate/amino acid:cation symporter; translation: MAKRKFKIKLHTQIVIGLILGVLFGSYFHIDQKRVEIKSKSGTTEVNDWTSFQFLKKDSVIKSFDNDDQLVILKFYNGIKDPSLKKDLKIKVVKSETDSQIFEAITELSKVRTIGVMLKPAGDIFIRLLNMIAVPLVLASLIVGAASLSDIKHIAKIGGKTLGFYALTAVMAIAIGLTFANIIQPGHMMSPDAKQRLLDTYQDDAKTKIEQNISLNIVDFLVNIVPKNPFKAIADGDFLQIVFFAILTGIFLTQIPKDRSTAVISFFEGISEAMILLVEKVMYLAPYAVFTLIAATVAEFGFSIIKTLLWYSLTVIAGLAVLTFVEYPLLLKIFTKIKIKDFFVVQKQVLAVAFSTSSSAATLPVTMDVCEKRLGVPNRIASFVLPLGTTVNMDGTALYQAVAAMFIAQVYGFDLNLSQQLTIVLTASLAAVGTAPVPGVGLIMLIIVLRSVGIPEEGIALIIGVDRLLDMCRTIPNVLADSLACVVIASSEGELGKLNLKEA